A window of Sebastes umbrosus isolate fSebUmb1 chromosome 3, fSebUmb1.pri, whole genome shotgun sequence contains these coding sequences:
- the LOC119484875 gene encoding SUN domain-containing protein 5-like produces the protein MCFKKRSTDQRRILQPSRKTSHFLQGDGYVQKKEVFSRRSEKVHRQDNQHGQRDHRGQLGHRGQRGNWASGANRDSETKEASGDNKDSGGNWANGASGGNGASGGNGACWNGIIRWLFFMLLMCLGIVYFTLALSMNSNSLDSGPSASLFPSTKRDKALSTYEWMGERMRMLQDEVLRLKWVKEPPGDTMPNVALESQGALVLARLSSETYQCTGPTCFLSSLISLWRQPVDPSIVTQGGPIVDGRCWPFDGERGHLVIALSHPVTISHVTLGHISKTVSLTGSISSSPKMFAVYGMKTKEDEGTLLGTFLYDQDGESLQTFKLSDQEAGVFSHVKLQVESNWGNPDYTCVYNFRVYGTI, from the exons AAAAAGGAGGTTTTCTCCAGACGGTCTGAGAAAGTCCATCGCCAAGACAATCAGCATGGCCAGCGGGATCATAGGGGCCAATTGGGCCATAGGGGCCAACGGGGCAA CTGGGCCAGCGGGGCCAACAGGGACAGCGAGACCAAAGAGGCCAGCGGGGACAACAAGGACAGCGGGGGCAACTGGGCCAACGGGGCCAGCGGGGGCAACGGGGCCAGCGGGGGCAACGGGGCCTGCTGGAACGGCATTATTCGCTGGCTGTTCTTCATGCTGCTCATGTGTCTTG GAATTGTATACTTCACCCTGGCTCTATCCATGAACAGCAACTCTCTTGACTCAGGaccctcagcgtcacttttcCCATCAACCAAGCGGGATAAG GCCTTGAGCACATATGAATGGATGGGGGAGCGGATGAGAATGCTGCAGGACGAGGTGCTGAGGTTAAAGTGGGTCAAGGAGCCACCAGGGGACACTATGCCCAACGTTGCCCTGGAGTCGCAAG gGGCCCTTGTTTTAGCTCGATTGTCCTCGGAAACATACCAATGCACCGGACCAACCTGTTTTCTTTCATCCCTGATATCTCTTTGGAGACAACCTGTAGACCCAAGTATTGTGACTCAG GGAGGACCAATCGTGGATGGACGCTGCTGGCCATTTGATGGTGAGCGTGGACATTTAGTCATAGCCCTGTCCCACCCAGTGACCATCAGCCATGTGACACTGGGTCACATTTCAAAGACCGTGTCGCTAACTGGCAGCATCTCGAGCAGCCCAAAGATGTTTGCTGTCTAT GGCATGAAGACTAAAGAGGATGAAGGTACCCTACTAGGAACCTTTCTTTATGATCAGGACGGCGAGTCATTGCAGACTTTCAAACTGTCT GATCAGGAAGCAGGTGTCTTCAGCCATGTGAAGCTGCAAGTCGAGAGCAACTGGGGAAATCCTGACTACACTTGCGTGTACAATTTCAGGGTCTATGGGACCATATAG